The Musa acuminata AAA Group cultivar baxijiao chromosome BXJ1-3, Cavendish_Baxijiao_AAA, whole genome shotgun sequence genome window below encodes:
- the LOC135617434 gene encoding protein NRT1/ PTR FAMILY 6.4-like — translation MVSAVVHTDDEGVDNGPVVDYNGNPVDKSKTGGWLGAGLILGTELAERVCVMGISMNLVTYLVGDLHLSTSSSANVVTNFMGALNLLALLGGFLADAKLGRYMTVAIFATITAAGVSLLTMATSLSSMRPSACDSVRVAHHECVAASGDQLAMLFVSLYTIALGAGGIKANVSGFGSDQFDNRDPREEKAMIFFFNRFYFCISLGSLFAVTVLVYIQDNVGRGWGYGISAATMVVAVVVMLVGTPRYRFRRPQGSPLTVIGRVFLSAWQKRKLPHPADPSELNEYHEAQVAHTEWFRCLDKAAIQACNTSSSKEGGNGGACDVGEAATVTEVEEVKMVLKLLPIWSTCILFWTVYSQMTTFSVEQATYMNRHIGSFVYPSGSLSFFLFISILLFTSLNEKLLVPLARSFTRNVQGITSLQRAGVGLALSILAMAVSAAVEKKRRDSSVHDDTKISVFWLVPQFFLVGAGEAFAYVGQLEFFIREAPERMKSMSTGLFLSTLSMGFFFSSMLVSLVDKATEGGWIKNNLDKGRLDYFYAMLAVLGAINFGVFLVFASRHEYKVQSYDVSKQGKELGSWKDDGVDEQIKGMDV, via the exons ATG GTGTCTGCCGTCGTGCACACTGATGACGAAGGCGTCGACAATGGTCCGGTTGTCGATTACAATGGCAATCCTGTCGACAAATCCAAGACAGGGGGATGGCTCGGTGCTGGTCTCATCTTAG GGACGGAGCTGGCGGAGAGAGTCTGCGTGATGGGCATCTCGATGAACTTGGTCACTTACCTGGTGGGAGATCTGCATCTGTCCACCTCGAGTTCAGCTAATGTCGTCACAAACTTCATGGGCGCTCTTAATCTTCTAGCATTGCTCGGAGGCTTCTTAGCCGATGCTAAGCTCGGTCGTTACATGACCGTCGCCATCTTCGCCACCATCACTGCTGCG GGCGTGAGCTTGTTGACGATGGCCACATCGCTTAGCAGCATGAGGCCATCCGCCTGCGACAGCGTGCGGGTGGCCCACCACGAGTGCGTCGCGGCCAGCGGCGACCAGCTCGCTATGCTCTTCGTCTCACTCTACACGATCGCTCTGGGAGCAGGCGGCATCAAGGCCAACGTGTCGGGCTTCGGCTCCGACCAGTTCGACAACCGCGACCCCAGGGAAGAGAAGGCCATGATCTTCTTCTTCAACCGCTTCTACTTCTGCATCAGCCTCGGCTCGCTGTTCGCGGTCACGGTGCTGGTGTACATCCAGGACAACGTCGGCCGGGGGTGGGGGTACGGCATATCTGCCGCCACCATGGTGGTCGCGGTGGTGGTGATGCTGGTGGGCACGCCACGGTACCGGTTCAGGCGGCCGCAGGGCAGCCCATTGACGGTGATAGGGAGGGTGTTCTTGTCGGCGTGGCAGAAGAGGAAGCTGCCTCACCCGGCCGATCCCAGCGAGCTCAACGAGTACCACGAGGCCCAGGTTGCGCACACCGAATGGTTCAG GTGCCTCGACAAAGCCGCCATTCAAGCGTGTAACACCAGCTCGAGCAAAGAAGGTGGAAATGGCGGCGCCTGCGACGTCGGCGAGGCAGCCACCGTGACGGAAGTGGAAGAGGTGAAGATGGTCCTGAAGCTGCTCCCGATCTGGTCCACCTGCATTCTCTTCTGGACCGTCTACTCCCAGATGACCACCTTCTCCGTGGAGCAGGCCACGTACATGAACCGCCACATCGGCTCCTTCGTCTACCCCTCCGGCTCCCTCTCGTTCTTCCTCTTCATCTCCATCCTCCTCTTCACGTCCCTCAACGAGAAGCTCCTCGTCCCCCTCGCCCGCAGCTTCACCCGCAACGTGCAGGGGATCACAAGCCTGCAACGGGCCGGCGTCGGCCTCGCTCTCTCCATACTCGCCATGGCCGTCTCCGCGGcggtggagaagaagaggagagactCCTCGGTGCATGACGACACCAAGATAAGCGTGTTCTGGCTCGTCCCGCAGTTCTTCTTGGTGGGAGCCGGCGAGGCCTTCGCCTACGTGGGTCAGCTCGAGTTCTTCATCAGGGAAGCCCCCGAGAGGATGAAGTCGATGAGCACCGGTCTCTTCCTGTCAACGCTGTCCATGGGGTTCTTCTTCAGCAGCATGCTTGTGTCTCTGGTCGACAAGGCCACCGAAGGGGGTTGGATCAAGAACAACTTGGACAAGGGGAGGTTGGACTACTTCTACGCCATGCTCGCGGTGCTGGGTGCCATAAACTTCGGGGTTTTCTTGGTGTTCGCGAGTCGCCATGAGTACAAGGTGCAGAGCTACGACGTGAGCAAGCAAGGCAAGGAGCTCGGGAGCTGGAAGGACGACGGCGTCGATGAACAGATAAAGGGAATGGACGTGTAG